Below is a window of Onychostoma macrolepis isolate SWU-2019 chromosome 06, ASM1243209v1, whole genome shotgun sequence DNA.
CTTTCAGCTCGCTGCCCTAGACTTGAACTCTGCTGATGTTCAAGGAGTCACTGGAAGTGAGTATCTGTGTCTGAGACCAGTTCTGATCTTCAGTTTTGCTCTGGATGGAGTAGAGTTGTGTTTGTGATGCTAACCGTCTGTTCTTCACCAGGGCGTTACATTCCACCTCATCTAAGGAACAAAGAAGCTTCCAAAAATGGTACGTAACGTTACACTTTTCTTCCTGAcacagtgtttgtggctcagcATGTCTGCAGGACGTCCGTCAGTGGccatgtttccatccaaagcgGCGAACTTAACGTATGCACATAaaacgagtcaaagagaacaaaatcatcacttcctgataaactggtGCTAAATATCACTTAGAAAACTAGAAGGCactgaatataattttttatatatgatGAATTACTTGCGCATCGgagcagacgaaacacaataaatgctgtcacTGCTTTCGGAGGTGAACGCTGCTGTTGGGGAACACAGTCGTGTAAGAAAACcattcagaaatattttgatCGACCAGAACGCTTCAGATGCTGTGCAGGGAGAGCGGCGCTGGTTAGTCCGGTTATCCCGTCACATCATGCAAAGTCAcgtgactttttaaaaataaaaaattgatgcATATGGTGGAATTTATCCGGTAAATGTTTCCATCGTAGTTTATGCACGTTTCTTCTTATCAGAAAGTTTATTCTGTTCAATTGTGCGCATATGTTttatgcacacttttagaattTATGTGCATCTTGGCGTTTCCGTCCAGCttggttttttgttgtttaaatgcGATTATTCCAAAATGCGTGTAAAAGTAGGTGGATGGAAACACAGCTAGTGTGAGTCTCTGCTTGCTTCTGTCCACTTCCACTGGCATTTCTGGATCATTTTCTGCCCCCTCCATCTTTTGTCCAATGACACAAGTGATCAATATGCTggcatgtaaacaaacaaaaaaaatcatgcgTCTGCAATTCAACCAGAGCTTGTCTGAACCGTATTGGCCGTGACACTCAGCAGTTTAGGTTTCCGTCGAGATGCTCCTTGTTTGGCCCAGCGTCCTCCTGACTATACGTTTTTTCTCTTAGCAGGAGCTTATTCCTCTGGTAGACAGAGCGGTTACTCAGTGGCACCAGGAAGGAGCTGTAAGTTTCTATTATGACAGCCTTTGGCTTCAGAGAGACTCTGAGGGGAAATCCTCAAATATGCGTGATTCCACGATTAACTCTCAGCTCACACTTGGAATCGTAGCAGCTTATTTCAGCCACATTTCTTTCCAATACAAGATTGCAAATGTCATCCGCAAGCTTTAAAGATCACTTTTGTTTAGAGACCCCACTCAGATGAGGGGGGGGGAATATTTAGAGTAGATACTCCCACATCTGCATTTACTTTAACTTTCTGCAATTTCATCGTAGTCGGTCAAGTCGAGGACTGGTTGCAGACTGCTTAACTAGGGCCGAGACGTGCGAGTCCATGCCTTGCTTGACTAACTAGCGTCCGCCCCAGAAAGCTCCGCTCCATCTACAGGCCGACTGAACGTTTCTAGCACACGTGTGTTAAATAACATCATTCTCTCGCTCTTTTGCAAAGATTCTCCCGGAGGATGGGATAACGGACGCAGCAATGGCTTCGTGAACGGCTACCATGATGGCCGTGACAACCGCGTGAACGGAGGCAACAGTTTCGGAGCCCGCGGCTCCATGCGCAACGACCGCGGAGGAAGAGGTGGCTTCAGAGGTAAAACCAGCGGTTCCTACAACCCCATCCAGCCAATGCAGAGCGCAGGCAGGTGTCTTCGACATGCGTCTGAGAGGGCTTGCTTTGCTGTTTCATTACAGGACTTGCATTGCTGCTTTTTGATGTGAATCGTTCTCTTTAATAGGATTTGGATATGAAAACAAAGAAGCCGGTGGCTGGAATGCCCCAAAAGACACTGCCTACAACAGCTTTGGCGGCCGCTCTGACCGGGGCAAATCCTCTTTCTTCAATGACCGCGGGTCTTCATCCAGGGGGAGGTGAGGCTTGCttgcttttcctttttttgttttttgctttgtcacTTTATAGAATGAACTAGAGCTGCACGCTTAATTGTTAAAATTTCGCAatctcgattcaaacacccaTGTGATCTCACTTCTCAATGACAACGATTCGTCCGTGTCTATTAAACCTTCCCGGAACATTCAAATCTGCTCTGACACCGAGCTGTTACCATGTAGGTAAGAAACCGCTTCACACACAgctgggtttatttatttatttattttctccaaaccacacattttcttctttcttACAATTAATTCATATCACAGAAATACTGGGATGGAAGTTTATGTATTTGGATATAAACGTTGATGTCTATGGTACAGGGTTTTTCCTGGGTCAAATAAGATCTTCGGTGGTGGCTGACGGTCATCCCCTCACACAGTAACAACTACCGTACCCACATGATCCGCGAGCACAATAAccataactaaaataaatgcaaagaaACATTTTGTGAATTATAATCATATCTATATTGAAAAAGCATTAAACTTGctttaaaagtttatatttaacTAAGGTTGTAACGATATGACGGTTTATCACGGTTTGAACGTGCACCGTTATCATACCATAAACATTTGCATATCTACAGTTTATAAATTATGAGAGATCTCACCTGTACATATGCAACTTATTTCTGCTCGGCTGCTTCACTCTGCATTCACTTGGCTGCTTACACACGTACAGCGGAGACAGATTATATCTAATCTCCATCCCCGCAGAAGAAAAAGTCTGCAGTATGGGAATACTGTGGATGTAAAAAAAACGAACGCGGGGTTGTCCTTGAGGACGGATCCAATTTGCGAAAAATGTGGATTCTAAGTGGCTGCAAAAGCAGGCAATACATCCAGCGTGTTTGCTCATATTCACAGACGCCATCCCTCCGTGCAGAAGGTGTCGCATTAACGAGTTGTAAGTGAAGGCCGTATGATTTCCGTGAAGCAGAGGGAGTCCCGGTGCAGTCGTGAACATGGAATTTACATTATAACGAGGACGTCACGTGAAACGCACAatctgatggatggatgaatccGAAGTAGATGTGTCTGTGAAGTGCGAGAGACTGCTGTGCAAATCTGCTTGTTTCTGCATGTCTCTGAGCGGCACGGTTTATCTACTACACACTGAAGTACGCATGACACTAATGGTGTTTTCAGCGTCTACACAAACATGAACATcaccagagctgctctgagagaaaaaacattgttttaaacaCTCTGAAACTCAAAGATCCGCTGCAACCCATCAAAAGACCCTGTGGTAGCGATCAAAATATAGCAAATCaccttttaaaagtaatttgcaCTTCAAATGAACTCCAACTCATGATGGAAGTCTCTGTAAGTCCTGGAATCATCTGAAAGCGGTGTTGTGCTTGGCAGGTACGAGCGTGGCGGTTTTGGCGGCGGTGGGAACAGCCGATGGGTGGAGGACTCGAGAGACGATGAAGACTGGTCCAAGCCGTTACCTCCCAACGAGCGTGTGGAACAGTGAGTGTTGCCGTTTTGACATGACACTGCTTTCAGGTTCCTGTGAAGGTGTTCGTACTTTCATTACTTCAAATCTGATGTCAGTCGTTTAAGGATGTTACGATGTGGTGTCGTTCATGTGTGTTAATCTTGTAAATGCAGTCATTATGACCTGGAGTGGTGTTTGTCTGACACTTGTTGTTCCTGTTTACTTGCAGCGAGCTCTTCTCTGGAAGCAACACAGGGATTAACTTTGAGAAATATGATGACATTCCTGTTGAAGCCACAGGCCAGAACTGTCCACAACACATTGAGAGTGTGAGTCACCTGATCCAGATCGGCGTTGAATTGctaattaagtatttttttaataaattcttcatctttgtgtgtttttgcaatAGTTCCATGATATAGATATGGGAGAGATCATTATGGGTAATATAAACCTGAGCCGCTACACACGACCCACTCCGGTCCAGAAGCACGCCATTCCCATCATCAAGTCTAAGAGAGACCTGATGGCGTGTGCACAGACAGGTGAGGTGTCCACTCAGTTGCTTGtgctttgttttttgtgtgtgtgtgtggtaaatGCTTGATTGACGTTGTCTTTGTTACTTTAACTAGGTTCTGGAAAGACTGCAGCCTTCCTGTTGCCAGTCCTGAGCCAGATATACACTGAAGGACCAGGAGAGGCGCTGCAGGCTGTGAAGAACAGTGCACAGGTAGCACTTCCTGTTTGCCTGTCGATAAACAACTGGCTctctacatttgtttttcttaactGGGTGCATTCTTGTCTTTAGGAAAACGGGAAATATGGCCGACGTAAGCAGTATCCCATTTCACTGGTTTTAGCCCCAACAAGGGAGCTGGCTCTCCAGATCTATGATGAGGCCAGGAAGGTAATGAACAACAACCAGAACACTGGAACTTCCTGATTTCTGACGGCTGAAATGCATTTAAACgttgattttaatatatatattttttttttctcctctgtgtgtgtgtgtagtttgcGTACCGCTCTCACGTGCGGCCCTGTGTGGTGTATGGAGGCGCTGATATCGGTCAGCAGATTCGTGAACTGGAGAGAGGCTGCCATCTGCTGGTGGCCACACCTGGGCGTCTGGTGGACATGATGGAGCGGGGCAAGATCGGTCTGGACTACTGCAAGTATGTTAAAGATCTGCTGCACTGTGTGCCTCTGTGGAACGTGGTGTCTGCTGTTGTATCGAAGTGTGATATGCATCTGATTCCGTTGCATGTCGGTTACTTTTAATGGTACCCAGTTTTAGGTCCAAGAATGCATGAGCTTTTCATGCGTCACTGCTTTGTCTTGACTGAGCTGTGTGTTTCTGGCGTTAGTTATCTGGTGCTGGATGAAGCAGACAGGATGTTGGACATGGGCTTCGAGCCACAGATTCGCCGGATCGTCGAGCAGGACACCATGCCGCCCAAAGGGCTTCGTCAGACCATGATGTTCAGTGCCACCTTCCCCAAAGAGATCCAGGTGAGTGTTTCAGCCTGAGAACGTCTTGTAATGTTATAGTCTTAAGATGCATCTGGCTTGTCCTGATTATTAGATTTGTCTGAGTTTTGGGGTTTAATGTTTCTTAGATCTTGGCTCGTGACTTCCTGGAGGAATATATCTTCTTGGCTGTGGGCAGGGTTGGTTCTACCTCAGAGAACATCACCCAGAAGGTGGTGTGGGTTGAAGAAAATGACAAGAGGTCCTTCCTGCTGGACTTGCTCAATGCCACAGGTACATATGCCTGTAAATGGCTTCTGAACACCTTCATCTGATTTCTGTCGTTGCGGTCATTTCAGTATGACCGTGATGGCAGATTGCTCTTCACGGGATGTCATGTTTGAGGAGATTAACTTAGCTTGTTTTGTGAGCGGACTAAACTAATCTTTAGGTAGAAGTCACTCTTTGAGGTGGAGTAAAATGGGAAAGGTGAATTTTGTTGTCACAGCGGTTCTCTAAACACCAGAAATATGAAATTGAGGTTCAGTGAGCTacagatataaaaaaattatgaattgcATGCATGCTCCACCAGCACCTGAACGCAGAGCTTCTTCTGAACCCATGTAAACCTTATCAAGACTGAAATTAATATGTTGAAGCTCATCATAAGGTCTGGTTTTATTCAGTCATTCCGAGTGAGGTTCAGGACAGTACGGGGGAGAACGTAGAAAAACCTGGTGAGTAGAGACGTTTATCTGTCCACTGGAAGTGGAACAAATGTAAGTCTCATCTCACGTCTTCATTTTGCTTGAACATTGTTTGTTTTCCAACCCCTCCCCTCCCATGTCAAATGAGCTCTAGTTCTCATGCTGTTAGGATcttgactatatatatatttttttttttttccctccctctctctttctctctccctccctgATATTTCTTTGGAAGTAGTCATGCTCCTTTTCAGTGGTTCTTTCCTGCGGTTGGATCTGTGCATGAAGTGGCATGTAACCAATGCCATGTTGAATTGTAAATCCATAAGACTGCTGTAATTTGGTTGCAATCAGCCGGATAACACATGGTGTTAACGCAAAGTTCACTTCTATGAGATCCAAATGCTTGTCACTCCCTGTTTGTTGCCATTCATTAGCTTCTGCTTGTACTGAAGTGTGACGCAAGTTGTTGATGGTCTTCATTTCCTCCAACAGGTAAAGAGTCTTTGACTTTGGTGTTTGTTGAGACCAAGAAGGGAGCGGACGCTCTCGAGGACTTCCTCTACCGTGAAGGCTACGCCTGCACCAGTATTCATGGCGACCGATCCCAGAGAGACCGCGAGGAAGCGCTCCACCAGTTCCGCTCAGGGAGATGCCCCATCTTAGTGGCCACGGCTGTACGCCATCTTTCTTCCCGCTTTCGTTTGTTTAATCTGTGGTATGTTTTGGTGCAAGTCTCAAACTGTTTTGTCCCACAGGTGGCTGCTCGTGGTCTGGACATCTCCAACGTGAAACACGTCATTAACTTTGACCTGCCTAGTGACATCGAGGAGTACGTCCACCGCATCGGGCGCACTGGGCGCGTGGGCAACCTTGGTAATTACAGTGACCGTGCTGATGATTGC
It encodes the following:
- the ddx3xb gene encoding DEAD-box helicase 3 X-linked b isoform X5, coding for MSHVAVENVHGLDQQLAALDLNSADVQGVTGRRYIPPHLRNKEASKNDSPGGWDNGRSNGFVNGYHDGRDNRVNGGNSFGARGSMRNDRGGRGGFRGKTSGSYNPIQPMQSAGFGYENKEAGGWNAPKDTAYNSFGGRSDRGKSSFFNDRGSSSRGRYERGGFGGGGNSRWVEDSRDDEDWSKPLPPNERVEHELFSGSNTGINFEKYDDIPVEATGQNCPQHIESFHDIDMGEIIMGNINLSRYTRPTPVQKHAIPIIKSKRDLMACAQTGSGKTAAFLLPVLSQIYTEGPGEALQAVKNSAQENGKYGRRKQYPISLVLAPTRELALQIYDEARKFAYRSHVRPCVVYGGADIGQQIRELERGCHLLVATPGRLVDMMERGKIGLDYCNYLVLDEADRMLDMGFEPQIRRIVEQDTMPPKGLRQTMMFSATFPKEIQILARDFLEEYIFLAVGRVGSTSENITQKVVWVEENDKRSFLLDLLNATGKESLTLVFVETKKGADALEDFLYREGYACTSIHGDRSQRDREEALHQFRSGRCPILVATAVAARGLDISNVKHVINFDLPSDIEEYVHRIGRTGRVGNLGLATSFFNDKNGNITKDLLDILVEAKQEVPSWLESLAYEHQHKSSTRGRSKRFSGGFGARDYRQTSGGTSSGGFGSRGGRNPGGHSGNRGFGGGGFGNFYSSDGYGGNYSQVDWWGN
- the ddx3xb gene encoding DEAD-box helicase 3 X-linked b isoform X4 encodes the protein MSHVAVENVHGLDQQLAALDLNSADVQGVTGRRYIPPHLRNKEASKNDSPGGWDNGRSNGFVNGYHDGRDNRVNGGNSFGARGSMRNDRGGRGGFRGKTSGSYNPIQPMQSAGFGYENKEAGGWNAPKDTAYNSFGGRSDRGKSSFFNDRGSSSRGRYERGGFGGGGNSRWVEDSRDDEDWSKPLPPNERVEHELFSGSNTGINFEKYDDIPVEATGQNCPQHIESFHDIDMGEIIMGNINLSRYTRPTPVQKHAIPIIKSKRDLMACAQTGSGKTAAFLLPVLSQIYTEGPGEALQAVKNSAQENGKYGRRKQYPISLVLAPTRELALQIYDEARKFAYRSHVRPCVVYGGADIGQQIRELERGCHLLVATPGRLVDMMERGKIGLDYCNYLVLDEADRMLDMGFEPQIRRIVEQDTMPPKGLRQTMMFSATFPKEIQILARDFLEEYIFLAVGRVGSTSENITQKVVWVEENDKRSFLLDLLNATGKESLTLVFVETKKGADALEDFLYREGYACTSIHGDRSQRDREEALHQFRSGRCPILVATAVAARGLDISNVKHVINFDLPSDIEEYVHRIGRTGRVGNLGLATSFFNDKNGNITKDLLDILVEAKQEVPSWLESLAYEHQHKSSTRGRSKRFSGGFGARDYRQTSGGTSSGGFGSRGGRNPGGHSGNRGFGGGKGGFGNFYSSDGYGGNYSQVDWWGN
- the ddx3xb gene encoding DEAD-box helicase 3 X-linked b isoform X6; translation: MSHVAVENVHGLDQQLAALDLNSADVQGVTGRRYIPPHLRNKEASKNDSPGGWDNGRSNGFVNGYHDGRDNRVNGGNSFGARGSMRNDRGGRGGFRGFGYENKEAGGWNAPKDTAYNSFGGRSDRGKSSFFNDRGSSSRGRYERGGFGGGGNSRWVEDSRDDEDWSKPLPPNERVEHELFSGSNTGINFEKYDDIPVEATGQNCPQHIESFHDIDMGEIIMGNINLSRYTRPTPVQKHAIPIIKSKRDLMACAQTGSGKTAAFLLPVLSQIYTEGPGEALQAVKNSAQENGKYGRRKQYPISLVLAPTRELALQIYDEARKFAYRSHVRPCVVYGGADIGQQIRELERGCHLLVATPGRLVDMMERGKIGLDYCNYLVLDEADRMLDMGFEPQIRRIVEQDTMPPKGLRQTMMFSATFPKEIQILARDFLEEYIFLAVGRVGSTSENITQKVVWVEENDKRSFLLDLLNATGKESLTLVFVETKKGADALEDFLYREGYACTSIHGDRSQRDREEALHQFRSGRCPILVATAVAARGLDISNVKHVINFDLPSDIEEYVHRIGRTGRVGNLGLATSFFNDKNGNITKDLLDILVEAKQEVPSWLESLAYEHQHKSSTRGRSKRFSGGFGARDYRQTSGGTSSGGFGSRGGRNPGGHSGNRGFGGGKGGFGNFYSSDGYGGNYSQVDWWGN
- the ddx3xb gene encoding DEAD-box helicase 3 X-linked b isoform X3; the protein is MSHVAVENVHGLDQQLAALDLNSADVQGVTGRRYIPPHLRNKEASKNDSPGGWDNGRSNGFVNGYHDGRDNRVNGGNSFGARGSMRNDRGGRGGFRGFGYENKEAGGWNAPKDTAYNSFGGRSDRGKSSFFNDRGSSSRGRYERGGFGGGGNSRWVEDSRDDEDWSKPLPPNERVEHELFSGSNTGINFEKYDDIPVEATGQNCPQHIESFHDIDMGEIIMGNINLSRYTRPTPVQKHAIPIIKSKRDLMACAQTGSGKTAAFLLPVLSQIYTEGPGEALQAVKNSAQENGKYGRRKQYPISLVLAPTRELALQIYDEARKFAYRSHVRPCVVYGGADIGQQIRELERGCHLLVATPGRLVDMMERGKIGLDYCNYLVLDEADRMLDMGFEPQIRRIVEQDTMPPKGLRQTMMFSATFPKEIQILARDFLEEYIFLAVGRVGSTSENITQKVVWVEENDKRSFLLDLLNATVIPSEVQDSTGENVEKPGKESLTLVFVETKKGADALEDFLYREGYACTSIHGDRSQRDREEALHQFRSGRCPILVATAVAARGLDISNVKHVINFDLPSDIEEYVHRIGRTGRVGNLGLATSFFNDKNGNITKDLLDILVEAKQEVPSWLESLAYEHQHKSSTRGRSKRFSGGFGARDYRQTSGGTSSGGFGSRGGRNPGGHSGNRGFGGGKGGFGNFYSSDGYGGNYSQVDWWGN
- the ddx3xb gene encoding DEAD-box helicase 3 X-linked b isoform X1; this encodes MSHVAVENVHGLDQQLAALDLNSADVQGVTGRRYIPPHLRNKEASKNDSPGGWDNGRSNGFVNGYHDGRDNRVNGGNSFGARGSMRNDRGGRGGFRGKTSGSYNPIQPMQSAGFGYENKEAGGWNAPKDTAYNSFGGRSDRGKSSFFNDRGSSSRGRYERGGFGGGGNSRWVEDSRDDEDWSKPLPPNERVEHELFSGSNTGINFEKYDDIPVEATGQNCPQHIESFHDIDMGEIIMGNINLSRYTRPTPVQKHAIPIIKSKRDLMACAQTGSGKTAAFLLPVLSQIYTEGPGEALQAVKNSAQENGKYGRRKQYPISLVLAPTRELALQIYDEARKFAYRSHVRPCVVYGGADIGQQIRELERGCHLLVATPGRLVDMMERGKIGLDYCNYLVLDEADRMLDMGFEPQIRRIVEQDTMPPKGLRQTMMFSATFPKEIQILARDFLEEYIFLAVGRVGSTSENITQKVVWVEENDKRSFLLDLLNATVIPSEVQDSTGENVEKPGKESLTLVFVETKKGADALEDFLYREGYACTSIHGDRSQRDREEALHQFRSGRCPILVATAVAARGLDISNVKHVINFDLPSDIEEYVHRIGRTGRVGNLGLATSFFNDKNGNITKDLLDILVEAKQEVPSWLESLAYEHQHKSSTRGRSKRFSGGFGARDYRQTSGGTSSGGFGSRGGRNPGGHSGNRGFGGGKGGFGNFYSSDGYGGNYSQVDWWGN
- the ddx3xb gene encoding DEAD-box helicase 3 X-linked b isoform X2; its protein translation is MSHVAVENVHGLDQQLAALDLNSADVQGVTGRRYIPPHLRNKEASKNDSPGGWDNGRSNGFVNGYHDGRDNRVNGGNSFGARGSMRNDRGGRGGFRGKTSGSYNPIQPMQSAGFGYENKEAGGWNAPKDTAYNSFGGRSDRGKSSFFNDRGSSSRGRYERGGFGGGGNSRWVEDSRDDEDWSKPLPPNERVEHELFSGSNTGINFEKYDDIPVEATGQNCPQHIESFHDIDMGEIIMGNINLSRYTRPTPVQKHAIPIIKSKRDLMACAQTGSGKTAAFLLPVLSQIYTEGPGEALQAVKNSAQENGKYGRRKQYPISLVLAPTRELALQIYDEARKFAYRSHVRPCVVYGGADIGQQIRELERGCHLLVATPGRLVDMMERGKIGLDYCNYLVLDEADRMLDMGFEPQIRRIVEQDTMPPKGLRQTMMFSATFPKEIQILARDFLEEYIFLAVGRVGSTSENITQKVVWVEENDKRSFLLDLLNATVIPSEVQDSTGENVEKPGKESLTLVFVETKKGADALEDFLYREGYACTSIHGDRSQRDREEALHQFRSGRCPILVATAVAARGLDISNVKHVINFDLPSDIEEYVHRIGRTGRVGNLGLATSFFNDKNGNITKDLLDILVEAKQEVPSWLESLAYEHQHKSSTRGRSKRFSGGFGARDYRQTSGGTSSGGFGSRGGRNPGGHSGNRGFGGGGFGNFYSSDGYGGNYSQVDWWGN